The Camelus bactrianus isolate YW-2024 breed Bactrian camel chromosome 1, ASM4877302v1, whole genome shotgun sequence genome segment GAGTTAAGAAAATCAGCACTCCTAAGGTGTTGCTGATGTCACTGAATGGGCACGGTGGTGGGTTGAAGAAAGACAATAAAGAAATCctgtattttctttgatttctcaagGCAGATAGACAATAGGAAAGCAGGTTCACTAAGCCTCTTTTAAAGAATTGTGTCAGAAGTCAAATACAATTTACTTTCTCTAAAAATCGGGCATTCTCATCAAGACCATATGTTTATTGCTGCATTTCTCTCTTTAGAAGATCATCAGAATAGAAACTTGAGATGTACTTCCTGGAAGGAATTCTCTAATTTCATGAAGTGGTCCATTCCTGCCTTTCTTTATTTCCTGGATAATTTGATTGTGTTCTACGTTCTTTCCTATCTTCAGCCTGTAAGTAAATATGACAAAGAAAATAGCattgggaaaacagagaaatgaattccagaactaactttttttttttcccaatcattTTCTTTGGCGTTGTTAGTTTCTCACTGCCCTCACTGGCCTTCCTGAGGTTTGACCAGAATCATCTGAGTCCTGACTTACCAGTCTGCTTGCCAGACTCTCTCGCTGttaaagataagtgtgttaagCTATGCTGACCGTTCTGTGGGAGCTGCTTCCTGACCACTGAGTCTGGAGCCATCTCTCTGTGTGACCCTCACCAGTCTGCCCATTTTCTGTCACCCATCTCTAATGCTAATCTCAACATGCAGAGCCTCCAGACTCCCATGATTAACTCAGAAAATTATATACTCTACTGCTCTTTCACATACCTCCTTTAATGCAGTTTATATGTATTCTGTGGGTatgattttcttcttctgttagTCCTGTCATTAAGCAACAAGTTCTTTAAGAGTAGAGATTGTCTTCTCCCAATTTAAGTGCTAGTAATAACTGATAATACTAGGAgtatttttcatctctcttgGCATCCTCCATGCCAGTTTAGGGAACCATAAGTCTTCAGAATTAAAGTTTGGTCTTCTACTTCTACCTATTATTTAGTTTGGATCACATGTATATTTTCCCCTAATATTTTATAAAACGAAGATTTCTATCGTTGTTGTTAAGAAAATGGcttttaagtttctttaaaaagtaaattcagGCAGTTTGATCATAAGTGGATTTTCTGTTGACACTAGACCTCTATGGGAGGCCTCTGAAGCATAGCCAAACCCATCTGAGAGTGGGATGAAAAGGAGGGATCAATAGGGCACTGGGGTAGGAAAAAggagtttgattcttttgcacaGTTTAGAAGCTGTGTAACCAGGCAAGGCCCAACTGCTCTGAGTGTCAGTtgcccttctgtaaaatggaatagtGTTACCACAGCAGCCCAAAGGCAAGGACCTGGGCCAGACGATCACCTGAAGTTCTTTCAGCTCTGTTATCCATGGTATTAGAAAGTGTTCATTCCACCTAAATTATGCCCTCTCCTAAATTCTTGCTTCCACTTTGTTTTTCAGATCTGAGAATTCCTGTACCCAACGACATAATTGTTCACATTCCATAAGTATatatttgttgtattttatttgtatccAACAGCTAGCTCTAAATTTATGTTCGTCTCCTAATCCCCAGTACGGAAGCAAGCTTGCAACTTCCTGTTCTTCTTTCAGCTTATTGCCTTGCACTCCCTTCCTGATTGCATACAACCACAgatattacaaaataaattacaTGGTATATTCTGGGTATTGCTGTGCTCAAGTCTAGTTGGAGAGAATTACACAGCGATGCATGGAAGTTTGGGGACCAAGAGCtctgctgttttgtttgttctgtaCTGTTGCATGAAAAGAGCTGATGCAGTTCACAGGCCAGCTAGGCCATTTCGTTAGGTACATTTGCACCCCATTATTGCGATTGATCGGAGCCACCACGTCCCCACTCTTGCCAGCCACATACTTTTCTCATATCCTCCTATTCATCTCCTAACCAAGGGTTCACAAGCATTCATCTAcagagaaaagctgaaaatagtGGTTCCCTTAAAAATTCAGTAGAAAAACAGCAATATTATATTCTTGGAATTTTTGCTAGTTTTTATTGGATTTACTCTTATTTCTGTAATTCAGCTGCATATTAGTCATGTTTGCTATTTATATAAGATTGTGGATACTTTTTAGGGTTTAATCAACTTAAAGTGACAGCAAAGAGGAAGGCAGCATGAACTAAAAGCAGtagggtttgtttttaaaaattattaatattgtCAGATCCAATTATGGGGAGCAGTGATGAATTTCATACTTTCTGGGCCAAAATGTATCCACCTTCAGATTAATACTCTCATATGAAATATGACTGAATTCACAAAAGCAAACCTTTATAAAATCTGGCTAACACACTTCTAACAATGTGAATAAATCCAAAGGACTGTCAACTCTAGTTTGGTAGTGAATCACTAATATAGATACAACTGTTCAACCAGGAAAATTGATTTAATTCCTAGAATGGTAAAGCTGCTTaaaaaacctcagttttcttaataTATAAATGGGCCTAACAGTacctgccttctctctccagaATCAGTATTAAAAATTGATGGAGCTCTTTGAGAACTTGAAAAACTATGTTAAGCATGGTAAACATTATTTCTAGACCTAAACTTTGAGAGTTTGTAAGTATTTCCAGTTATGCACATACAGATTATTTACACAGACATTTGCTGAATTTCAACACATTCAACGTCTGTACAATAATTTGGTCATATCTGCATAAGTTTAACAAGCCgtaaaaatagaatttaatcCTCTAGTGAAGTAGCTGCCCTAATAACCCCTCTGGTTTTTGACCAAAAAGCTTTTTTCGTCAGGTGAACCACCAAGCTGGGAGGTTTCTGAGGTCAGGGCTTTGTTTCAATTGTAACtctatcttctctttctttctaggCCATGGCTGTTATCTTCTCAAATTTTAGCATTATAACAACAGCTCTTCTATTCAGGATAGTGCTGAAGTAAGTAACTTGTTGTGAAAGCATATATCATACTTTAAAACAGCACAGCCTTGCTTCAGATGATATACCCAGATCTCTGAACCCTCTGAATCCCAAGGCCGGGATTTTATTCCTAATTGGCTTTGTGTTTTGAGCAAGTTGTTTAACCCATCGGGAAAGCAGTTGCAGTTTGCCTATCTGAATCCTCTGCAGTTCTGTGTTGGAAATATTTTTCCCTAGTATCTCAAAAAGATGATTGACTGGgttataattatattaatatttagttccagattttcaacaaagaattcatgagctttttttatttttttgcagaaatCTATTGATACATTTGCTATTTGGAGTTTAGAGATGATTAAAAAGTAGCAAATTCTTTATTAAACTATTTGAGATACATACTGATTGAAGCTCTAGGTAAAGATTTGCATGAGGAATCTAGTCAAGATTACAATTAATAAGGATGAtaggtttttaaacttttcaagTGCTTTCACTCATCTTATCTCCAGGAAGACATTTGaataaagtaaacattttttaagtttaaatagtcTCTGCTGCAAGGCAAAAGCCAGAATGTTCTAGGTTGATACAGAATCTTGGTACTTAACTCCAGGTTTAATTTGTTACTtcataatgatgataatgatgacaatgatgatgatgtcaaaaataaaattaactttttgttgtatttgttgtgattgtttttcttttaattttatgttcactttctcttttcagtttcttatttCTCAGTGTCATACATGTTTTTTCATAATTGATGTGTACAGAGGATGAATGGCTTGGTACATAGGTATTCggtaattatttgttgaatccatgatgcattcAGTACATAAACTATATGAAATTCTTGAAAGATTTTCTTCTACCCTGTGGAAACATTCCATTTAATGGTTGAGgtaggaaatgggaaaaaaatgaacatagtGTTTCATCCAGTTTAAATATTAGAGTCACTGAAATTTGCCATTGCattatatttttcactttatgtATGAATTGTGAAAATAATTCAGTTCAGCTTGCAAGTTAAAGAATGTTAGCTAatccagaaatgttttaaagtctttaaaatcAACGTGAAAGTCACTTTGTAGGATAAAAGTTGGCTTCTGAGAAAATATATGTAAGcggtaatatttttatattgattcctGTGATAAAATTAGAGATGCACttccataaaggaaaaaatattggcTCTGACACACAGTGAAGGATTACCATTTAATAAGGGAGCAGTGGTCTCAAAAACATGTACCTTTTTTTGAAGTATTATCAGTTTACAATATTAtctcagtttctagtgtacagcataataattcaatcgtacatatacatacatatattcttttccattataggttactacaagatactgaatatagttccctgtgctgcactgtataaacctgtttattttatgtatagtagtgtctgcaaatctcaaaacatgtacttttaaagttaaatttttccTGTGAGATGACAGTTAACGAGTACACATGCTATTATACTGAAGTTATTTTATAGCACATAAATATTATGTCAAAATTACATTcatttaccaaagagaaaataaaaggaatgtaTTGCTTGGCTTGAAATCAGCCAGCAGCTCCAGCTATGCCTGTAGTTGGTTGGTTGTTGTTTCTGTCACTCCAGAGCATGAGCGAGCTGTGAGGCCAAGGTCAGGGTGCTGTGGGAGGCTCTCAGCCACTGAGGACTCCTCAGGGCCTTCCCCCCCACACACCCCCGCCATCTTGACTTAACCCCAAGTGACCCCATGAGATGGGTGCCATTAACTTAAGCCGGGTCTGTGCCTGGAGCCCAGAGCCACTATGCACTTCGCAGCACTTGGGCAGCTCCTTTGGCTGTAGAAGAGGGAGTTTCTGAGATGGGCAGGCTAGGGGCAGAGGGACCAACGATTTATGAACTACagttcaaactttttttttccccatatgttTTACCTCTTAACAGTCAGAGCAGTCATATTGATTCTTAGACATGTGTTTACTTTGTTATTTATATCTCCCTGTTTTGAATCCTTGGAAGTCATTTGGattaaagaaacaacaaaatcactccatttttataatttccaCAGGCACTAACTTAGTTCCTAGAGTAGGTCTTAATTTGACTGATTCACATACCAGCCCTGAAGCTACTCTAAATAGTAGAGCTAAAATATGATAATAAATATAGTACTGTCTTTTATGGGAATGCTTTTTAAGTATTACCTACTGTTACATTTTAAAGTCAACTTTGTTCTATTTTGATCTGTTTGTTGGTGATGgtgtgtattttgtttgtttgtttttccctatttcatattctttgtgAATCATCTGATGGTCTTTTGCCCTTGGCAATAAAATTTTGACCTAAGTACGGTAGCTTGAGTTCTATCACAAGTTCTTAAATTGTCTGCCATAAGTATCTCATTTAGAATATTAAAGTTCGTCTTACTCTTGACGCTAACAAGCCATCAAATTCCTTTCCCATACAAATAATATAAGGCTACACGAGTAGAAAAAATAAGGCTGGTAATGCAAGAATTACTTTGAGAATTAGaaagtgggaaaaagaaagatgTCACCATCCAAACGGCTTATTCAAAACCCCTTGTGAATGTATAGATTTCTTTGAAGTATAGCCACTGGTTCAAAGTAGAAATGTGGCAGGCATGCCTCAAAGCCCTGTTGGTTTGCTCTTAAAGCTTGGCAAAGTTGTATAACCTTGTTTTCTAGGCTTTGGGAAATAATAATGTCAACCTGAACGTTGAGATTTGGGAGCAAAAGATAACCAAGACGAGCACTTATTTTTACCTAAAGAACGTATAtaagtttctctgatttcttcaaaGAGAAGCTGTGGGgaaaaatttattaaatgtattttgaaacaaaatggTGGATGTCTTAGAAGTTATGGTACAGTTTAGTTACTCTGAACCATAAGAAAAGTAAAAGTACCACTCAGTAatacaaacatttctccaaaatcACTCATTCACTTGATCGTCTTTGTTTCGGTTTCCCATGATAAATCTGCGCCTGGTCACTCTCTTCATGCTACTAAGGTATTATGTATGGTTTCTTGAAAAAAGTCACGTCTTTCCACTTAACCATCTTCTCGCTCTGCCGTGGTTTCACCACCAGACACGGTAGAGATGCTCTTACGTGACAAAGTTTGGACATAATTGTTGGGTTTCTAGGAAAACTCAAAGTGGGagaatcatttattaaaaatgtacttCAGACAGTTTAACTGTAGATAGGTAAGTGTCCAGTCACCGTTTTGATGAAAAGCGAAGGCCTTTGCTTTGAGGGTGTGTGGGGTTTGCTGATTAGAGTTCTTTAGCTTCTTTCTTGCTTGAACCTACAGTCATTACACATTATCCATGGTTTCTGGTTTCAGTTTCTTTACAGTGAAGCaagccttaaaaatatttttagattcttctagatttttttattcattcccTAATCTGAAAATTAACCAACCTGTACCTAATTCGAAAGCAGTTTCTTATCTTGTGATTTGCCTTTAATCTTTCCAAAGCCTTCAACTTAGTTTTCATAAAAACAGCAACCCTTTTCTTTCACTCATAATTTATGATTTAtgtaatcattaaaatatataattacagtAATGAGGTCACCTGGCAAAAACACATTTTGGAACAGAGACTCTTTGTGAGCAAACAGTTCACTTGGGAGCAGAGGCCGTCAGGTTCAGCAGCCTTCCAGCCACAAGCGTGCAGCTGTGAGCAGCAGTTGGAATGTTTTACAGGGGCAGTGGAGAGGTCAGTTAAGTGAGTTTCTACTGTTGAATCCACTAAACTGTGAGGAGCAAACTGTTGTGTGCACAGTCATCATTTAAGAATGCAGATCATCAGCTGACTTTACAAGATAATttattgggggtttttttggttttttggtttttttgctattTTCAGCCCAATCCTTAATTTTTACCCTCCCTAGAACATTATCTTGAATGAGTAATTATTTGTAGTAGGTACTGTTTAGGCTTTCCAGACTTTATTTCCTTAGATTCTTTCTTCTCAATGTCAATATTAGTGGAAAACCTATAGCTGTCAGAATTGAAAACTTATAAAAGGACTGTAGGGTATATCATTGCCTCATTTGCACCTTGATGTGCAATTATTggttatataataatttttataaattgggcacccatttttcctctcttttggTTTCCGTTTGATTTGCTTTCTCCCACTTCATGTGTATCACCTGCACCGTCAGAAATGTATGTGACTAGTTGACAGGTTCTGACCTCATGGCAAGGGGCTGTGCTAGTCCCGTCACCAAGTGCTAGATCTACTTATTTGAAAGTATACACACAAGGAGACACAGTAGTGTGCACAGGGATGCTGCTGTCTGTGCATTTAGCATTTTCACAGCATGAAGCTCTATGGAAGCATTGGTGAAATCAGATATGTATTCCTATACATGCATCCTGGGAACTCAGAATTATACTTAAGAGGTGCATTGGTGCAGAAGGAGGACTTACAAAACCATGGCTCAGAATCCTTCCTTGTTCTGTCATAAATCCATGACGTTAGGGAAGTCAGGTAACCTCTGAGAACCGTTTCCTCCCCTAGACCAGGAATTGCCTGACCcatagcaggtgttcaataaatgctcCTGAATTCTTGTAACTTCTCATTCTCACCTGTTGCTTTACACTTCTGCCTTTgctcctgtttttctctcttcctggtgTCCCCACCTGAGTCCAATACTCCTTTCCTTAGTCAACGTCCATTCTTGTAGGCTTTTCATAGATTCTTGCTTCTGCCTGAATGTATCACCAACTCCCTTTTCACACGGAAGACTTCAAGTTATTTCTCATCTTTCAGCTCAAGTGTCAATTTCCTCTTCAAAACAATACCTGACTCCATGTACAGACTCAAGTGTTCCTTCCGCCGTGTACCCCAGTTGTTCCGTGTATTACATGTCACACATCGTATTGTCATCATTAGGTGTCATGACTCTCTCCCTATTAAAGTGcaaattgcagcaacatggatgaatctggagaatgtcattctaagtgaagtaagctaagagaaagaaaaataccacatgatatcacttacatgtggaatctaaaaaaaaagacaaatttatttacaaaacagaaacagactcacagacatagaaaacaaacttgtggttaccaggaggggagggggttgggaagggttaaattgggagttcaagatttgcagatactaactaatatatataaaatagataaacaagtttatactgtatagcacagggaaccatattcagtatcttgtaacctatggtgaagaatatgggaaggaatgtatgtatgttcctatgtgactgaagcgttgtgctgtacaccagaaattgacacaacattgtaaactgactgtacttaaataaaaatatatttttttaaaaaattaaaaatttttttaaaaagtgtaaattCCTTGAGGATGGAGACCAAGTCTTTATCTTcccagagtgcctggcacatagttgcTGCTTCGTAAATGACTGTTGAACTGAATGAATTCGGAAAATGGAGTTAACAGTCCTCACGCCCTCTATATCTTGGTGTtaggcaaattaaaaaataaagcgtTACTAGGGCTTTGTTAACTGaaacactaaaaatatttttttcttgtcttatcaAGCATGATCTGGGAGCTAGCTTTCTCCTTAAATCGTTTTCTGGCTCATGAATACCTTTGAAAATTTGACAGAGCTTTGAAGGGTCtcccgggggtgggggagagcaAGGAATTCACCTGGGTAGGAGACTTGGCACACACTGCAGGGGCTCACAGATTTCAGAAGCTCATCCCGTTCTTACTGCTTCCTGGAACCCAGGTTGCGAATCCCTGCTGTAACTTTATAGCGAAATAAAAAGTTCCTGTACCAAGAGACCAAGATCAGCTCTTAAGGTAGAAAGGAGGCTTAGTTAAATCTACAGGTTGAAAAGAAACTCACAATGAGGAGAAATGACTGAATGGCCTTAAGGGACAGTTActataaaagtgaataaaattaaCAAGTTCAAGAAGAAGACACACCAACAGGTCTCCTTTGAACTTGAATTGTGGGGAATGCTAGCAAAAACGGTATAGTTCATGCAACCAAGGACTCAAGTGATTTTCAGTAGAAACAGTTGATAGGAGAAGGGGGGAAATAGtattaaaatctctttttttcaTCTTCGAACAGGAGGCATCTAAACTGGATACAGTGGGCTTCCCTCCTGATTCTATTTTTGTCTATTGTGGCCCTCACTTCTGGAACTGGGACGTCACAGCATAACCTGGCAGGACATGGATTTCATCACGATGCCTTCTTCAGCCCATCCAATTCCTGCCTTCTTTTCAGAAGTGAGTGTCCCGGAAAAGAGAATTGCACAGCAAAGGAGTGGACTTTTTCTACAGCTCAGTGGAACACTACAGCCAGGGTTTTCAGTCACATCCGACTTGGCTTGGGCCATATTCTTATTATAGTCCAGTGTTTCATTTCTTCAATGGCCAATATCtataatgaaaagatactgaaagAGGGGAACCAGATCACTGAAAGCATCTTCATACAGAACAGCAAACTTTATTTCTTTGGCATTCTTTTTAATGGGCTGACCCTGGGCCTTCAGAGCAGTAACCGAGATCAGATTAAGAACTGTGGGTTTTTTTATGGACACAATGCATTTTCAGTAGCCCTTATTTTTGTAACTGCATTCCAAGGCCTCTCGGTGGCTTTTATTCTGAAGTTCCTGGATAATATGTTTCATGTCCTGATGGCCCAGGTCACCACAGTCATCATCACAACTGTGTCTGTCCTGGTCTTTGACTTCAGGCCCTCTCTGGAGTTTTTCTTAGAAGCCCCATCAGTTCTTCTCgccatatttatttataatgccAGCAAGCTTCAAGGTCTGGAATATGCTCCCAGACAAGAAAGGATCCGAGATCTAAGCGGCAGTCTTTGGGAGCGCTCCAGTGGGGTAAGTTTGTGCGGGTGCtgctttttgcctgtttttcccAAATGTAAAGCATGGTtatacaagaaaagaaatagattGGTGCTGATTTAACACAGGATGTATTGTATctctgggatttttaaaaatcattcagcaaacattcattGGACTTGTGTAAGGGATCTAATGCTATCAGGGTAAGAAAAAGTATAAGTCACAGTCTCAAGGACTTTATGCATTAGCTGTATCAGAGAATATTATAGAGCCACAGAGCTGGAAGATGCCTCACCGGTTATCCTGTCCAGTCTCCCTagttttacaagtgaagaaacagactcagagagactAACAGGTTTGCAGATAGTGAATGAAAGAACTGGTACTAAATCAATGAGGTCTGACTCCCAGTCCTTCACTCTTTACACCATAGCTGGGGAGATAAGCCTCATTCACAAGCAAACTTGATCTTCAACATTAGAATGTCTGATTAAATATAAGTGGAAAGCCCGGCCCCTTCATTTTCTCTGTAGTTATTCATAAACCAGAATGTGCCAGAAGGGCAGGCCTTGTTTATCTCACTGAGAAGGTGGTTTCCAAAAGGATCTATGCATGGAGAAGAAAACTGTTTTCTAGAAAAATACCTGTGCAGTTATGCTTAATACATGTTATTCTACCAGTTACTTATAATTGTTTTAGGAATGTCTGCCAGTGATATTATTAGCAAATAAATAATCATCTTATGGAGGTTCAAGTTAGGAGTTAggtatttaaataaaacatgaaatagaGTCCTCTGTCTAGCTTTTAATTTACAGATTTCATGCACacacaaaatatgaaatatttcacaCAATGAACATTTTACTCTGGGAGTATTAAATCTGTTGCTTGTTAGAGTTCATGACAGGGCTTCCCTCAGTAATGCCTCTGAAGTGATGATACAACAGATTCTTAAGATGAAAAAATTAGAAGCCGGGGTCCCAAATGCCCTGATCTCAGCCAGAATATAAATTCAGAATGCCTGTAATTCTTTTCCACAAGTCTAATAACACTGCGTGTCCTGCTTTTTAGGTGAAAGAAAATCAATTTAGGTCACAAGGCCTCCTTCATAACCTGTTTCTCCAACCTTTAGTCATTTCCCTTGAATACCAGCAGAGGGCGCTCCTAACTTTGCTCTTGTTAACTGAAATTCAAGTACTGAGTTGCATTCCAGTTCTTTTCATGATCTCATTATATgtctaaaattaattttccaagaacttaagtatttatttcatttcatttaaccaGGTTAtagtttaatgaaataaaatttattagtaAGGTTTATCCATGATTTATTAGTAAGGTTTCTCCTCAGTAATCGTTAAAAATGCTgcatttctagttttgttttaattaattactGATTTCATGTTTCCTTTTAGGATGGAGAAGAACTGGAAAGACTTACCAAACCCAAGAGTGATATTGAGTCAGATGAAGACACTTTCTAATTGGTACCCAAATAGTTGGCAACTCTTAGAAACCTTTTCACTTTTATAAACCAAGAACATTTCTGAAGCATAAAACTCTTTGTGTATATCTAACCACTCCAGAAATAATTCCAACCAAAGCTTAGAGTACCCAAAGGCCAAAAAGTTCTAAGGAACTGACATAAGAGTAATAGCTGGAGACTGCACTGATGGCCTGGTACTTGGTAGGTCACCAAGATATATTTGCGGATTATTTTCCTCATTCCTCTAAGGTTCCAAAAACTTGTAATAATCATGTTAGCTGTACCCTATAAATATGCAGGTAGAGATCAGTTTGCCAGATATTCATAATTATGTAGTTCTACTGTGCATGCCATTGTCTTCCATTTTTTACCACGACTATCCCTTGAATTTTGAGGCCATGGAGATAGTCATTTTATAACTAAAAAGCAATGTGACTCTTTCTAAAAAATGTAGCTGAAGGACCTTAATAACCAGCCACAACATTTATTTAAGAGTAATTTAGTCTTTGCTAAAGGTTTTGCCAAAGAAGCAATTTTTCAACAAAatctcagaatttttatttttaggaatttgtAGGGAATTTGATTTTTGTGATTATCTTTTGATGTTTTTCTACACAAATAAGCTTCAGTTTAGGTCAAAGTTGCTTCCCAGTCACACAATTATCACTTAAACCAGCCATGGTGGGTTTTTTCTCCTCAGTTTGACCTCGTTAATCTTGGATTACTCTGTTTTGGAGAACTAATAGgaagccattttattttattagtcaTTAAATAGAACTTACGATTATTACATATCTTCGTATCATGTTCTGTTCCTAAGGGTTGAGACATTGGCTTCAGAATCATGCCAGGTTGTCAGTAAGACTAATGCTGAAGAGTTCCTTTTAAAAGAGTCACTATGCTAACAAATGGCTTTTACTGAAGTATGAATAATATTACTCTAAAAAAAGAAGGTCAGTAATAAATAAAGCACTTTATAGTAACCATATTTCACACTTAAACTGCATGGTATTTTTTGAGGTATTTTTGCATGCATCCGATTGAGTCTGTGAGGTAGAGAATTCAAGTGATCGGtaatttaaaaacaaggaaacaagtgacttgcccagggccatACAGCTGGATTGCAATAGGATGAGAGTGGCCTCAGCTAAACAGGCCTGGGTGTTTACAGAGCACCGCACTGTAAATGTGAGCTTTAAGGTGTCATTTTCCTGCAGACTGTATGTACATCTCTCCTTTCCCCTAATTTTCATACAGGTAAACATAAGATAATACTATTACATAATCCATCTGTGATATCTAGAATAAAACAGCAAGAGTTGGtggaaatttataaataaaagaattattaaaCCCATATCTTGTGTTGCCACTCTGTCATGTGAGGTGGGGTACagagtatttttaatttcaaaacatgTAATCTCAAAACAACTTTCAAAACGTTCTCTTTCAGTAGACCTTGACTGCTGAGAATAGCAAAACTCTTCACCTTATTATAGGCATCCCATCAGCGTTATAAGGAATAACATTACTTTATTATGGCAATTCACattaaaggtaaagaaaatcAGCTATAGGAAGACCTCACTTTTAAGAAATACAGCATACAAAACATACTTATCTTATGGAACATAAAATTGCAACAATATTATTTGTAAAGGTATTGCCTACAGAATACAGCAGATTCCACTAGTTCATGGAGATTGGTTTTCCTATTTATGGTTACTTTTTTCACCCTACTTTTCAGAAAAGCATTTATTGTCCAGAGTAAGGTTTACTCGTGTTACAAATTAATTAGAAAGAAGGAGCTGGAACTAAAATGTGAGGTTCTGGCGTGAATGCACTGGAGACAGTTGACCCCCCAACACAGGTTTGAATGgtgcaggtccacttacatgcagattttttcaGTAAGTACATACAGTGTTACAGGATCAGCTGTTAGCTGAATCCTCCGACGTGGAAATGCAGATGTCAGTATCCA includes the following:
- the SLC35A5 gene encoding UDP-sugar transporter protein SLC35A5 isoform X1, with amino-acid sequence MRRQLKNGRMEGKYCGHPVLCSLSTMYTFLLGTIFIALSSSRILLVKYSANEENKYDYLPTTVNVCSELVKLVFCVLVSFWVIKKEDHQNRNLRCTSWKEFSNFMKWSIPAFLYFLDNLIVFYVLSYLQPAMAVIFSNFSIITTALLFRIVLKRHLNWIQWASLLILFLSIVALTSGTGTSQHNLAGHGFHHDAFFSPSNSCLLFRSECPGKENCTAKEWTFSTAQWNTTARVFSHIRLGLGHILIIVQCFISSMANIYNEKILKEGNQITESIFIQNSKLYFFGILFNGLTLGLQSSNRDQIKNCGFFYGHNAFSVALIFVTAFQGLSVAFILKFLDNMFHVLMAQVTTVIITTVSVLVFDFRPSLEFFLEAPSVLLAIFIYNASKLQGLEYAPRQERIRDLSGSLWERSSGDGEELERLTKPKSDIESDEDTF
- the SLC35A5 gene encoding UDP-sugar transporter protein SLC35A5 isoform X3, whose product is MEGKYCGHPVLCSLSTMYTFLLGTIFIALSSSRILLVKYSANEENKYDYLPTTVNVCSELVKLVFCVLVSFWVIKKEDHQNRNLRCTSWKEFSNFMKWSIPAFLYFLDNLIVFYVLSYLQPAMAVIFSNFSIITTALLFRIVLKRHLNWIQWASLLILFLSIVALTSGTGTSQHNLAGHGFHHDAFFSPSNSCLLFRSECPGKENCTAKEWTFSTAQWNTTARVFSHIRLGLGHILIIVQCFISSMANIYNEKILKEGNQITESIFIQNSKLYFFGILFNGLTLGLQSSNRDQIKNCGFFYGHNAFSVALIFVTAFQGLSVAFILKFLDNMFHVLMAQVTTVIITTVSVLVFDFRPSLEFFLEAPSVLLAIFIYNASKLQGLEYAPRQERIRDLSGSLWERSSGDGEELERLTKPKSDIESDEDTF
- the SLC35A5 gene encoding UDP-sugar transporter protein SLC35A5 isoform X2, which codes for MRRQLKNGRMEGKYCGHPVLCSLSTMYTFLLGTIFIALSSSRILLVKYSANEENKYDYLPTTVNVCSELVKLVFCVLVSFWVIKKDHQNRNLRCTSWKEFSNFMKWSIPAFLYFLDNLIVFYVLSYLQPAMAVIFSNFSIITTALLFRIVLKRHLNWIQWASLLILFLSIVALTSGTGTSQHNLAGHGFHHDAFFSPSNSCLLFRSECPGKENCTAKEWTFSTAQWNTTARVFSHIRLGLGHILIIVQCFISSMANIYNEKILKEGNQITESIFIQNSKLYFFGILFNGLTLGLQSSNRDQIKNCGFFYGHNAFSVALIFVTAFQGLSVAFILKFLDNMFHVLMAQVTTVIITTVSVLVFDFRPSLEFFLEAPSVLLAIFIYNASKLQGLEYAPRQERIRDLSGSLWERSSGDGEELERLTKPKSDIESDEDTF
- the SLC35A5 gene encoding UDP-sugar transporter protein SLC35A5 isoform X4, with the translated sequence MAVIFSNFSIITTALLFRIVLKRHLNWIQWASLLILFLSIVALTSGTGTSQHNLAGHGFHHDAFFSPSNSCLLFRSECPGKENCTAKEWTFSTAQWNTTARVFSHIRLGLGHILIIVQCFISSMANIYNEKILKEGNQITESIFIQNSKLYFFGILFNGLTLGLQSSNRDQIKNCGFFYGHNAFSVALIFVTAFQGLSVAFILKFLDNMFHVLMAQVTTVIITTVSVLVFDFRPSLEFFLEAPSVLLAIFIYNASKLQGLEYAPRQERIRDLSGSLWERSSGDGEELERLTKPKSDIESDEDTF